DNA sequence from the Salvia splendens isolate huo1 chromosome 19, SspV2, whole genome shotgun sequence genome:
CGAGGAAGAGAGGCTCTGCTTGATTTGCTTGTAAGAGCTGAAAGGGACAGGCAAAGAGAACTTCAGAGTTTGTTAGAGCATCGTGCTGTTTCTGATTTTGCACATCGAAATCGTATTCAGGTAATTTTAGAAATGAAAATTTGTTGATCTCCGTTGATTTGCTATAAGTTCAAACTGAAGCCAACAGCTTCCGAGTTCTAACTCATAATCCTCAAACCAGTTACTCTAAAATTGAGCTTTCTATAGttatttcttcttattttcaCTTTTAGATATGCTATTTCTTTGCTCTTGTTTCAAAGAGAAaattttgcatgagaaagtaatGTGCACTAGTATTGATCTTTCAGTCATTGCTGAGAGGTAGATTCTTAAGAAATCAAAGGCCATCTGAGGAAGAGAGACTGCCTTCAGTTGCATCTAGTGAACTAAATCAGTTGAGACAGCAACACACAGTCTCTGGCCTGAGGTAACTCTCATAACCAGCAATTGAGGAACTGAATTCAAGATTTATCTTGAATATTTTCACTTATATTCAAGGTCTTACCTTAAATTCTGAATTTTGATTCGGCGCTACTAGTGCTATTTCTCTTCCTTGTCGGAAGCCAATGGTGAGAAATGTAGTCAATTGAAACCAATATTTCTGTGTTAGAAAACATAAATCAAGCTCACAAAAGTACACTGATGTTTGATAAATTGTCTCAAGTTTAGCTATTCTAGCTCCTTTTGTTTTCAATAATGGTATTACAGTCAATCCTTTGAAGCAAAGGGCTAGAATTCTGTACATCAGTTTTTAAATGCTTTTGTTCTACATTCTAGAGCTGTGATGTTGAGTGAGAAATATGTTGTTCTTGTTGTTTATGCAATACAAATAATGTCATTCAGGGAAGGGTTCCGCTCCAGATTGGAGAATATCGTGCGTGACCAAGTAAGCAATCATCCTGAAACCACATCTAATAATGGAACCAGTGCTTCACAGGAGTTTCAACATGATGATGAAGAAGCTGATAGTCAACTATTACCTGAGCATGACATGAATATGGAAGGCCCTATAGCTGTCCAAAACCAACAAGTTTCTTCTGATCTTATAAGTAATTGGCAGAGACATGTTACAGAAGTTGAGAGAGAAAACCACCAACAATCTGCTGATATTAGATCTAATGAAGACACAGATTCGAATTGGCAGGAGACCGCAGTACCTGCCTGGCCTGCAGAAGCATCTGCCCCTGAAAATCAAGGGGAAAATCATTTGCAAGAAGCTCCTGAGGCTTGGGGTGGTGTTAGCTCTGGGGATGCTGTAGATAATTGGTCCGAAGATGCTGCAGTCCCTCCAAGATTACTTAGTTCAGTTACATCAACAAGGAACGCTCGGTTCCACCCACCCGATGATGATAGTGAGTATAGCATGGAGCTAAGGGAACTCATGAGCAGGTATACCATTGTGTCATACAAGCAGTGTTCTATGTTTTCTTATTCTCGCCTTATTAGACAAAATGCTGTTTTTATTCAGGAGGAGTGTCTCGAACCTTCTTCATAGTGGTTTTCGGGCGAGCTTAGATCAATTGATTCAGTCATATGTAGAGAGGCAGGGCAGAGCTCCTATAGATTGGGATCTTCAGAGGAACTTGCCTCTTCCACCGTCGGATCAAATCCAACTGAACAATGAGCAGAATGAGGACCAACATGTTGCTATTGGTAGACCTTCACCAATATTACCAACTCCTCCCGTGCCACCAGCACAACCCCTTTGGCATCAGGATTTACACCGCTCTGGTTGGTCCCGTCACAATGTCCATCGGGCAGAACTTGTTagtttactctctctctctctctctctctcaaattcaCAATAACTATTTTAGTTTCACACTAATGTTTCGGTAATAATGTAACCAGGATTGGGAGATGGTTAATGATCTGAGGACAGACGTAGCGAAACTTCAGCAAGGTATGAACCACATGCAAAGGATGTTAGAAGCTTGCATGGACATGCAACTGGAGCTTCAACGTGCAGTACGACAAGAGGTCTCAGCTGCTCTTAATCGATCCTCTAGTGGACAAGGTCTGAATGCGATGTTTGATAGTACTAGTGTTGCTATCGTTGCGTTGCAATCAAGTTTAATTACTGATCTGGATCTGTGATTGCAGTGAGTACTGAAATATCAGATGATGGATCTAAATGGTGCCATGTTAGAAAAGGCACCTGCTGTGTGTGCTGCGATAGCCATATCGATTCCTTATTGTACAGGTAAAGTGTTCGAAACGAGCCATGTCATATCATCTTCCCTTTTCATAGCATTGACCAAACCTTCATCTCTCATGATCTGCACAGATGTGGACACAT
Encoded proteins:
- the LOC121779408 gene encoding uncharacterized protein LOC121779408, giving the protein MAGVQQQLQQKPESAASDAHSGFERDLGDFMCGHYDECMSFASCSSPRTTTTTEGEEDEGEQLVRRRRRSDIDSDDLGEPSAVRRRQSRILSRWAARQAQEMITTIERRNRESELMALAGLHTVSMLDSSFLRESQSPTSRHQGNVERLSTRASSILQMWRELEEEHALSRARERVRVRTRLRQQRNVDSNTNISAPRPESREIENQSSMGGATESENDFESWSQDQLRPQNENRDHDDSRREQSPDLGEGERERVSHIVRGWMESGIGDTSSNLAQRADSPRAEWLGETERERVRIARERMQMRSQQRGSRRGHREEQDNRPGSQVDRVRERSFTSRDESQPQHVRRERLRLRGREALLDLLVRAERDRQRELQSLLEHRAVSDFAHRNRIQSLLRGRFLRNQRPSEEERLPSVASSELNQLRQQHTVSGLREGFRSRLENIVRDQVSNHPETTSNNGTSASQEFQHDDEEADSQLLPEHDMNMEGPIAVQNQQVSSDLISNWQRHVTEVERENHQQSADIRSNEDTDSNWQETAVPAWPAEASAPENQGENHLQEAPEAWGGVSSGDAVDNWSEDAAVPPRLLSSVTSTRNARFHPPDDDSEYSMELRELMSRRSVSNLLHSGFRASLDQLIQSYVERQGRAPIDWDLQRNLPLPPSDQIQLNNEQNEDQHVAIGRPSPILPTPPVPPAQPLWHQDLHRSGWSRHNVHRAELDWEMVNDLRTDVAKLQQGMNHMQRMLEACMDMQLELQRAVRQEVSAALNRSSSGQVSTEISDDGSKWCHVRKGTCCVCCDSHIDSLLYRCGHMCTCSKCANELVRGGGKCPLCRAPIVEVVRAYSIL